The genomic DNA GGAGGTAATTCCTGATCATTGCCGCAGGTGCAGGGTTTATTATCCTCTGTGACATTAATGAGACAATGATATAAATTATGAATCAAACGGATAAAGGAATTCACATCACAAATCCCTCTCTACACAATCTAATAAACCTGAATCTTTATATAAATTCAAATCTAGGCATACAATCTCAGTGAAATTTAATGATTCCCTGCAGACATGTTAAAGTAACTATCCTGCTCGAGGAGTCATTTTGCTCTAATAAGATGATGTTCccgtaaaaaaaacatcatcttaAAATCAAATCTATTTCTCCCTCTGTGAAATCCAGTATCTTTAAATGTGCtaaaatcattttcatttgGGTGATGTCTCCTGTTTAAAGTCTCTGAGTGTATGCGGAGTGGAGGTTTCCTGTTTCCACATCACACAACTGAGAGTTACACACTGGACCGCGATCAGCTTCCATGTCATGAATCATTCTTGTTTGTACACGTCTTAAACTGAGATTTCCGGTGAGCTCTGAGAAACATTCCCCTCTCAGCGGATGAATGTGAAAAACAGTGTTCTCGTGTCAAACTCTGCACATACATCATCCTGCACGGTGAAGCTCAGACTTCCAGAGGACGCAGCCATAAGCAAACACATTTCTGAGTGAAGGGGGACTTAAGGGCCCTACTTAAACTTGACTTGTGAACCTGACTTCAGAATTCAGAGAACAAGGTAAACTTGAGGGAGCCCAACGCAAGACGAATACACATCAGGAGATAAAGCACGAGTGGATATCTCTGAAACAGCCTGAAACAACGGCCTTGGAGAAAGAATGTGACGGAAATAACAAGTTATTCTGTTGGAGGAATTTCTATAAAAAAAGGctaaacatatatacattttccCTCTTTTAACAAGATACAATCCGGCCGGTCTGCTTGCCTCAGTACGACTATGATCTTCCAGGAGGTACGCAGTGCTGGATTTCCGGATGGGGATACACACAACCTGACGGAGGtaagatgctgctgcagcgctCCAAGTCAAATTTGCAACTGCTCGTCTAACTGTATTGACAGAGGAGCCTTGAAtatgtcttttctctctcagttCACTCACCCGACACCCTAAAAGAGGCACCCGTTCCGATAATTAGCACAAAGAAGTGTAACAGCTCCTGCATGTACAATGGAGAGATCACGTCACGGATGCTGTGTGCCGGATACACAGAGGGAAAAGTGGATGCATGTCAGGTCAGATGTATGTTTTGAACACGACCCTGCAGAAATGAAGATGCATCCTcttttctgattggctgacaatGGAATGGTCGACATGCTGAAAACTAGGTGCGTCTATaatgaacagtgtgtgtttacctcaCTAGGGGGACAGCGGGGGCCCCTTGGTTTGCCAGGATGGAAATGTGTGGAGGCTGGTAGGGGTCGTCAGCTGGGGGACAGGATGTGCTGAGCCCAACCATCCGGGAGTTTACACCAAAGTGGCGGAATTCTTGGGATGGATCTACAACATGATTGAGGTGAAGAGAATTTTAAGAATTTCTGTCGTAGAAATCAATAATCTGAACAGTACTGTTAGTGTACCTGAGTGGAATTTGAGGCTATTTGTTACATTCACTTCACAACATCACAGAGAATGATATTTACATTACATGCATACAATGTACTTTATTATTTCATAAGGCTTTGTCTGCCACTTACAACTACTTCTGTTATCAATGCATTTTTCTATGATTATTccttattatttttatgtgttCTTATTCCCAGAACACTAAGGTGATGTCTTGAATTAGTTATGTCACCACAACACTCCAATTTACTATATAAGAGAAACAAAAGCAGGAAATCATCCCATTTAAGAAGATTGATCAAGCTAAAGTTTGGCATATTTCCATGAAAATAAGGGAAATTTGGATTtatcaaatatcaaaacaatGTCAATCTATGAGGCTGCACACTTGAGGACCCAAGTGTGTAAAGAAGATTGACACTGACATTAACATGTCGCTCACACAGTATGTGATGCCTCAGCAAAAGAGACAATCCAATAACCAATCTAATTTAATTTCGATGCTACATTTTGCTGatactgtttctgtttcagtgcTTTAAAGCCCTTTAGGAATACAGGGTTGATCTAATGGAGTATTTTCAAATCCCCAtttttacacaaataaaagaAGACATTACACCACTGCAGAAACAGCAGAGAGCTCTGTAATTTCACACATATCCATTATCCTGATGTTTCTATCCTCAGCAGTTGAGATTGAATGTTTGAAACTTCACAATGGAATATAAttactgtttattttaacaCTGACTGCTAACAATGACTGTTTGTCTTCGCAGGATTACTGAGGAGAGCTCCTGGTGCACGAAGGCTGCTGCTGATATTACTGTTTGACACACTGGGAAAAAAATTGCAGTTCACATTTATACTTTAAGTGTCTGTGACATGATGTACACGTAGAGACAGAGTGGACACTTCAACATGCATTTTTACGTTGTATTTTTCAtgtactatatatataaattaagcCTATTACTCAACTGTGTTGTGTCATTGATGTGTTTTGAGCTGCAGTTCTCCCTTTGACCGCTAGGTGACATCCGCAGATCACTTCCTGTATACACCATCTCGTCTCCATAGCAACACACAACCTTAGAAAGTAGTAGCTAGATGTAGCTTGTTACATGTTTGCTAATGCTCTATAATATTTAACTTCCAGCCACTTATGtatatttatctgtttgtttccatACCTGCTACCTCCACAGTGTTTGGAGATCTAACATCTACCTTTAAAAATGGAGACAGCAAACTCAAatcgtggcagcggcagctcgtagaggcacttccggtggcAAGAGAAACTGCCACTGATTCGGAAAGGCAGCTGTCAGATGCCACAGCTGTTTGGACGCATCTGCcttgtttgtgacatattcagGGAGATTTGAACTAGTTTGTGGACATTTATTTACTTGTTATTGATCCGGGGCATGGATGGTCTTTCGCAGTAGAGACAATTTCAAGGTGTGTCAGCCTGTAGGGTTTTATATCACAAATACTAAGTCAGTTGTACTTTCTGATCCACAAAACATTCTCTGGACAAATCATGTCAAGACTGCCCAGGTGATGTGACCAGTGTCTGAAGCCAATGGGAatgttgtgtctttctgtgttatGACCTTTATCCTGGAGTTGAGCTATTGTTAAAACGTTGTACAACAATGTTGTAGGACCTGGCAGTGATGTCAATGGAACAAGATGCTTAATGACTGACTCTTTTCAATGAGTTATAtcaaaaaaactcaaatttgCTCTGACTTTACTCCTCTGTCTGAAATGATGATGGTGAGAAGCTGTTATCAATGTATCATTAGCCAATTAATGTTCGTGCCTTGTGAACTTCAAagattttttaatattaaagtcTCTTTAACCCAGTCCTTACTACAGTACCTTTGCTATTTTTGACACATGTTAAACCTACTGTTTGGGTCTGTTGTTGCAGCTCTGTCGCCCTTTTCAAGGTTCCATTATTAAAATTTATCATCACTGACACAATATGTCATTACAAAAGACCAGGCTTAAATGTATTGCTTTAATTAAGTTATGATGATCTGCATTTTCACAAATTACTCTAACCTTAAAAATATAAGGCgattatttacacattttgaatgtctgtcatcaaaacaaaaatttTCAAGTTGTACTTGAAATTACTGGTCAGGCAGGAAACTTATCTAAATAACAGTTTGCTTCAATATCAGtacatttcactttattttaataagcCAACGTTTATCAATATTGCTGCCGGTGGGGTTATGGGGTTTTAACTGAATTCATATAAATACTTTAGATAAAGTTAGAGAAAAGTTAAAAAGTAGTAGGTCAGcagctgtttgttatttgtctAGTTAGTATATGCACTGATGCTTTTACACCATAGAAGTGCATAACTCATAAACAAGAGTTTGAAGTTGAAGGAGTAACAATaagttatattaaaaaaatgtatggatGTTAGTATATTTAACTAAGAGTCCTTGGAAATGCCTATGAGATCCGGTCATAGGCCTAAGGAAAACACTTGGGCCAAAGTGAACttatgacaataaataaaactgtaaattatATGCAatggaaaggaaaacaaattgtGAGTTTCCCTTTGCCGTCTTGTTacacccatagactgtatatatatatatatatatatatatatatatatatatggttacAACAAAGGCAGCTGACCACAAAGGCAGCTGGCTCATCAGTGTGGCATCAAAGGCAGCGGTCTCACACATCAGTGGCAGTTTCTGTTGACACCGGAAGTGTCTCCAGGGGCAACCGCTGCCACAACTTGAGTTTGTCCCTTACTGTAAAGATGTCGTCGACCGGTTGCAAAAAGGATGTCCTGCAGCAGGTGTCCCAGCTGTGGTCCATGATGGACGAGCTGTCCACCAGTGACCCCGCAGCTTACCGGAAGCTGATCCACACCCAGCTGGAGGAGGGCGCCGGGCTCAGCTCCCCCCCGGAGCTCGACTCGTGTCTGTGCACTGAGATGCTGGTGAGTTCACTGGAAACTTCTCAGAGTTTCCACACAGATGTTTAAAAAAGTTCGTACGAAACATTTACTCCTGGCGACGGACATGTGATGTCAGAGCGGGGGAGAGCCCAGGTGTGTCCCGTTAATCAGGGCccggtgtgaacaggtgtgaaactCAGACCTGGACCCACCAGGTTCTATGGCCTCATGAGGAAGTTCCTGTTCTTTGACCAGacctttattttgttatttttaataaaacattttaatcgcCAGGTAAGATGAGGCACAAAGTaaattattattgatattacGGATCCAACGGTGGATATGACCattgatatatataaagactagatgtctcgttcgacggagccgtcACCAcgtggcggccatcttgcctgaggttgctcgctcacccataacattgtgttggtagtggtaaacaACCagaacttgctaaattttcaaccgatttttgaaacggtctggtttgttataaacttcagagatgtagatatgacactgtgtacttatgaataattatgttattttctaaaaaaaatttgcagtgtcataactacatctctgacgtttataacaaacaagaccgtttcaaaatcggttgaaaatttagcaagatatggttatttaccactatcaacacaatgttatgggtgagcgagcaacctctggcaagatggccgccatgtggtgacgtccggctccgttggccggcaacgcggacgagacatctagcctttatataaaTCTATGCCTGGACCCACCAGATTCTGTGGCCTCATGAGGAACTTCAGGacctttattgtgtttttttttaataaaacattttaaacgcCATTTAAGATAAGGCACAAAGTAAATTATTATTGATATATGGATCCAGAGGGGGGATCCGTGGACATGACCACCACTTGGACACAAGTCAAGGGCTGGTCACTCAGTGTGTCATCAGAGACCCGAAACACCTCATGTCCCAGGTTCATCCCTGAAGTGTGCCAGTTACTATAGGCACCAGAATGTGTTATAATTGTGTAGTTAAGGTGTCCAAAGTGACAAaggtgggcggctgtggctgaggggtagagcggtggtcctccaacctgaaggtcggcagttcgatacccagtcttccccatctgcatgccgaagtgtccttggtcaagatgctgaaccctgaattggccctcatagaacaacaaagtgctgctaatagatgcactgtgtgaatgtgtgtgtgaatgggtgaatgtatgactgtactgtaaagagctttgagtggtcatcaagactagaaaggcgctatataaatacaaaaaccaaACCTAAGGCCAATCGAGTATCTTTGTAAGTCCTCATATCATGACTCCTATGGATCTACAGTTGATAGATCTATATATTATTTGGTCAGTAAAAAGGAACAATCATCACATACTCTCAAAGCCTCTCTCTTCATTAGAGGCAAAGAAAACCAGACACTAGACCCTGTAAATTctttagcatttttttttacttgaacaTTGGAGTGAAATTTAATATTATTACAGTTGTTTCCATTTAATATTCTCTCTGTCCACTTAATTATTCCTTCCAGCTCAACCGCCGACccttaaaatacaaaacatttgacTTTCACCACACACAGTGAGGCTGTCATACCTGTATCCTGTTAGAGGTTAGAGATCAGGTTTCTTACAGACAGCAAATCTTTGTCCTCCACAGGAGCCCAACAAGGGGTTATTGTATCTCAACATATGCAGCTGGAAACGTGTGCCGGCGCCTCAGGATGCCAGCCAGCCATTACCTCTATGTTCAGGAAAACTGGAAACAGGCACAAGTGAAAGTCCAGGTGAAAGATGCAGCACCAGCTAAAGAATTGGATCACGTGTTTCATGATGTAAATAAGAAAACTACTGTTGCTGATGAATTGgatgttttttcctcctcagacgTGTACACTGTGTTGGATGTGGCCTTAAACCCTGCAGTGCTGGAAACAGATAAGAAGGACAAATCCGATTTGTATACACTGGCCCTGACCTTtgcccagcagcagcatgggTTGAGGTTATCTCAGCAGTACACTGTCATCACATGTAGCCCACAAAGTAGTCAAGGTGACCTGAACCGCCGCCTTGGATTTCAGCAGTGGCCCACCAACACCTCCAAACAACCCGACACAGGTAGAGCAATAACTCTCACACCCTCATTTATATCTTGTTACTGTCTTCTGTTACTGCTGCAGGGGCATCATGTTTTACCCTGCAGCACTGTTTCTAATAATCCTGAgcactcttttgtttttttttacagccagTCAAACCCCGGCTTCCCTCCTGCAGCAGATCGCCTCCCTGCGCTCGGGGCAACAGGACGACGAGCCGACTGCCCAAATTATCTGCAAACCCGCGGAGAACAAAAAGAAGGATCTCATCCAGGTCATCTCCAGCACTTCTGTGCAGCCTCAGAAGCCAAAGCACCGACTGGAGGTGAAAACTGATCCAGCGGGGGTTCCTCGCAGCGTGGAGCTGACAGTGGAGCTGCCAAAGGTTCGCTCCATGTCAGATTGCCAGCTGAGGATTTCCAAGGTGAGCGGTAACACACTCCCCTGTACAACTTTATAATGAACCCCTTCAGAATCCGGTGTGTGTCAGAGCCTAGTTGGATGtcattaaaaatacacaacTGGCCTGTTCCTGCTGTTGTGAAGTGCTGATTGTATTTTCTTCTGCAGGAAGACGTGTTATTGGAAGTTGAGGATGTTTGCTATTTGCTCGTGGACTTTCCAGTTGCTGTGAATGAAGACACTGCGTCTGCCGTCTTTAACAAGAAGAAACGACAGCTCGCAGTGAAGGTGGATGTTCTGTGAGcgtttgttttgattgagagagaAGCGTAGAAGAAGCGATCAGTCCTGCTTGGAATCGGCTGAGG from Limanda limanda chromosome 6, fLimLim1.1, whole genome shotgun sequence includes the following:
- the pih1d2 gene encoding PIH1 domain-containing protein 2 is translated as MSSTGCKKDVLQQVSQLWSMMDELSTSDPAAYRKLIHTQLEEGAGLSSPPELDSCLCTEMLEPNKGLLYLNICSWKRVPAPQDASQPLPLCSGKLETGTSESPDVYTVLDVALNPAVLETDKKDKSDLYTLALTFAQQQHGLRLSQQYTVITCSPQSSQGDLNRRLGFQQWPTNTSKQPDTASQTPASLLQQIASLRSGQQDDEPTAQIICKPAENKKKDLIQVISSTSVQPQKPKHRLEVKTDPAGVPRSVELTVELPKVRSMSDCQLRISKEDVLLEVEDVCYLLVDFPVAVNEDTASAVFNKKKRQLAVKVDVL